One Baekduia alba genomic window, GCTGCCGCCCGGGCCCGCGACGGCCCATTCGGAGAACGCGCCGCGCAGGTCGATCGTCCGCTCGACCGCGGCGTGCGAGTGATCGGCGCAGACGACGACCGCGTGGGTGTCCAGCAGCCGGTCGATGCCGCCGACCGCGTCGGCGACGCGCATGATCTGCTGGTCGGCCGCCGCGATGGACGTCGGCTGCGCGTGCGGGCCGTTCTTGTGCGAGTGCGTGTCGTTGTCGGGCAGCGACAGCAGCAGGAAGTCGTACAGGTCGCGCGCGGCGAGCCAGGCGCCGACGCAGCCGGAGTGCTGGTCGCGGATCCCCGGCAGGCCCATCTGCGAGCGGCAGCCCGTCTGGCGGCTGGCGAAGATGTCGGCGTAGAAGAGCTCGCGCGGCCCGAGCACCGGCTTACGGAACAGCTGGCCGGCCAGGCGCGTCAGCGCCGTCTCGCGCGACACGGCGTGCTCGTGGCGGCCGCGGTAGACCAGGTACGTGGTCCCGGCCGTCCGGACCCCGGCGTCGTCGAGCGTCTCGTAGACCGTGGGCGTCTCACGGCTCAGGTGGGAGCCATTGAGGTTGTACACCGTGTCGGTCAACTGCTTGGCGATGCCGAGCTTGCGCGCCGCCCGGAACGACGAGCCGTACTCGACGTAGCGGCGCTCGTCGCGCTTCCACCAGTTCATCCCCGCGATGTGGTGGCGGTCCTGCAGCGTGCCGGTCGCGATCGCCGTCGCGCACACCGGGGTGACCGACGGGAACGCGGCGCACAGCTCCGGCACGAACGCCCCGCGCTCCATGATCGCGGCGAGCGCCGGCGCCTCGCCACGCTGCACCGCCCGCTCCATCATGGAGGGCTTGGCGCCGTCGAGGACGACGAGGAGCAGGCGCGTCATGCCAGCGTCAGCGCAGGATGCGCAGGCCGGCGTACTTCTGGTCGCTGCGGCGGCGGCCGGTGACCAGCAGGGCGATCAGGAAGCCGATCGCGACGATCGCCAGCGGCGGGAACAGAATGCTCGCGCCGGCGACGACGGCGCCCGTGATCTCGCCGTAGAACGGCAGCGCCGCGGCGGCGCTGGCGTCCCCCGCGCTCGCGAAGCGCGCGCGGACCCGGCCGAAGAGCGAGCGCGACACCGAGCTGGCCAGCAGCGCCACGGCGGCGCCGGCGATCAGGCCGTACCACCACGTGGCGTGGCGGTCGTCGATCGACGCCGCGCACAGGAGCGCGCCGAGCCCGATGCCGATGCCGGCCAGCGCGGCCTCGCCGGGGGGCGTCTCCAGCATCTGGCGCAGGAAGATCGAGGCCACCAGCGCGATGACCAGCACCAGCAGCCAGACCGGCGATTCGAGGAACGCGAACGACGTGCCGTCGAAGTCGACGCCGAGGTCGGCGGTGGCGAGCGCGCCGGTCAGCAGGGCCGGCAGGAACGGGCGCAGACCGGTCGCCGAGGCGACGCCGAGCCCTTGGAGGATGTCGAGGACGAGCTTCATCGGTACCGTTGCCCGGGACCATGACAGACCGAAGGACCGAAGGTCCCGACGGCGAAGGGGACCCGGGCATGCCGCGCTCTCGCCGACCTCAGCGCGCCGCCGCCCACGAGCTGGAGCGGTACGCCGGCCTGTTCGCCGCGCGCACGCGCGCGATGAAGTCGTCCGCGATGCGCGACCTCATGGCCGTCACCGAGCGCCCCGAGGTCATCTCGCTCGCGGGCGGCCTGCCCGACACCTCGACGTTCCCGGCGGAGTCCTTCGCGGCGATCATGTCGCGCGTGGCCGCCGCGAACACGGCGGCCGCGCTGCAGTACGGGCCGACCGAGGGGCTGGGGATCACCAAGGAGGCGATCCAGCACGTCATGCGCGCCGAGGGCGCCGAGGTCGACCCCGAGGACATCCTCGTCACGACCGGCGGCCAGCAGGTCATCGACCTGGTGTGCAAGACGCTGATCGACCCGGGCGACGTGATCGTCGCCGAGGCGCCGACCTACCCGGGCGCGATCCCGTCGTTCTGCTCCTACCAGGCCGACGTCGTCCAGATCGAGATGGACCGCGACGGGATGCCGATCGACGTGCTGGAGGAGACGCTCGACCGCCTCGAGCGCGAGGGCCGGCGCCCGAAGTTCATCTACACCATCCCGAACTTCCAGAACCCGGGCGGCGTGACGATGTCGCTGCCGCGCCGCAGGCGGCTGGTCGAGGTCGCCGCCGAGCGTGAGCTGCTCGTGCTGGAGGACAACCCCTATGGGTTGCTCCGCTACGAGGGCGATCCGCTGCCGACGCTGCTCCAGCTCAGCGGGGGCGACTTCATCATCTACCTCGGCACGTTCTCCAAGATCCTGTCGGCGGGCCTGCGCCTGGGCTGGGCGGTCGCGCCCGCGCCGGTGCTGCAGAAGATGAACATGGGCAAGCAGGGCGCGGACCTGTGCTCGTCGTCGTTGACCCAGCACTTCGTCTCGCAGTACTTCCACGAGGGCCACTGGGAGCCGTACCTGCAGTCGCTGCGCGGCCTGTACGAGGGGCGGCGCGACACGTTGTTGGGGGCCTTGGCCGAGCACTTCCCGGCCGAGGCGACGTGGACCCAGCCCGAGGGCGGCCTCTTCGTCTGGGCGACGCTGCCGGCCGAGATCGACACCACCGACCTGCTCGCCCGCGCGCTGCAGCGCAACGTCGCGTTCGTGCCGGGCCGCGGCGCCTACCTGGACGGCCGCGGCGGGTCGTCGATGCGCCTGAACTTCTCCGGCGTCGGCGACGCGGACATCCGCGAGGGCGTGCGGCGCATCGGCGAGGTCATCGGCGAGCAGCTCGAGCTGTTCGGCGCGCTCACCGGCGCCAGGCCGGCGCCGGCCGCGCCGGAGCGCGAGGCCGCCGCGGCGCCCGACGCCGACCTGGCCGACGTGCTGCACCTGCCGCGCAAGGACGGCGGCGAGGCGAGGCGCTCGTCCTCGGACCGCCGGCCTCGATGAGCCGCGTCGCGGTCCTGAAGGGCGGCCGCTCGCTGGAGCGCGAGGTGTCGCTGCGCTCGGGCGCGCGCGTCGAGGACGCGCTGAAGCGCCTGGGCCACGAGGCGATCGGGATCGACGTCGACCACGACCTCGTCCGCCGGCTGCGCGAGCTGACGCCCGACGTCTGCTTCCTGGCGCTGCACGGCCGCGACGGCGAGGACGGCACGATCCAGGAGCTGCTCGAGATCCTCGGCCTGCCGTACACCGGCTCGGGCGTGAGCGCCTGCATCCGCTGCGCCGACAAGGTCCTGGCCAAGCACCACATGGTCGACGCCGGGCTGCCGACGCCCGACTTCTTCGCGTTCACCGAGACAGCGTTCAAGCAGCTCGGCGCGGCCGAGGCGCTGGGCGAGATCGCCGATCGGATCGGCTTCCCGATGGTCGTCAAGCCGGCCGACCAGGGCAGCGCGCTGGGCCTGCGGATCGCCGCCGACGCCGCGGCCGTGCCGGGGGCGCTGGTCGCGGCGCTGTCGTACTCCAACAAGGTGCTGCTGGAGCGCTACGTCGCGGGCCGGGACCTCGCGGTCTCCGTCCTGGACGGCGTCGCGCTGCCGATCGTCGAGGCCGTTCCCGAGACGGGGATGTACGACTTCGACGCGCGCTACGAGATCGGCCGCTCGCACTTCGTCTGCCCGGCCGACCTGCCCTGCGACGTGACGGCGCGCGCGCAGGAGCTGGCCGTGGCCGTGCACGAGCTGCTGGGCTGCCGCGACGTCTCGCGTGTCGACATGCTCTGCGACGCCGACGGCGGCCTCCACGTGCTGGAGGCCAACGTCATCCCCGGCCTGACCGGGACCTCCCTGCTGCCGCAGGCGGCCGACGCGGCCGGGATCGGCTTCGACGACCTGATCGGCAGGATGGTCGAGCGAGCGTCCGCACGCGGACGCGCCACGACCGCCTAGCGCCGCGGCACTAGCTGTCGCTGGCGAAGTCCTCCGGGGAAACCTGGTCCAGGAACTCCTTGAAGCGGTCCACGACCTCTTCGGTGTCCTCGACCTCGTGCTCGAACTCGATCGCCGACTCGGCGATGACCTCCTCGGCGGCGAAGATCGGGGCGCCGGAGCGCACGGCGATCGCCAGCGCGTCGGACGGCCGGGAATCGATCTCCACGTCGCGCCCGGCGACGTTGAGGGTGATCGACGCGAAGAACGTGTTGTCGCGCAGCTCGGTGACCGAGACCTGCGTGCACTTGACCTCGAGCTCGCCGAGCATGTCGCACAGCAGGTCATGGGTCATCGGTCGCGGCGTCGTCGCGCCCTGCAGCTTCATGAGGATCGCCGCCGCCTCCGGATGTCCGATCCAGATCGGCAGGAACTTGTTGCTGTCGACCGTCTTCAGCAGCACGATCGGCTGCTTGCCGACCATGTCAAAAGAGACGCCATAGATGACCATTTCCTGCACGAGAAGAGCTCCTCGGTGGTGTCTCGCCAGTATAGGCGGGGGTCGCCGCCAGCCCCGGCCCCGGGGCGGGTCAGGCCCCGCGCGCGGCTCAGGCCGCGCGGCGCGCCGCGAGCGGCGGGACGGCGATCGCCAGGACCGCGATGTCGTCGCGGCCGGC contains:
- a CDS encoding alkaline phosphatase family protein, whose protein sequence is MTRLLLVVLDGAKPSMMERAVQRGEAPALAAIMERGAFVPELCAAFPSVTPVCATAIATGTLQDRHHIAGMNWWKRDERRYVEYGSSFRAARKLGIAKQLTDTVYNLNGSHLSRETPTVYETLDDAGVRTAGTTYLVYRGRHEHAVSRETALTRLAGQLFRKPVLGPRELFYADIFASRQTGCRSQMGLPGIRDQHSGCVGAWLAARDLYDFLLLSLPDNDTHSHKNGPHAQPTSIAAADQQIMRVADAVGGIDRLLDTHAVVVCADHSHAAVERTIDLRGAFSEWAVAGPGGSAVDEAELALCPNQRAAMVYGLVEEARPATIPRVVEAAAAIPGVDVMAYRDGEDAVVRAPARGELRFRSGGDVRDARGNAWTVAGDLEALNASVSDGAFASPDYPDALRRVWAALTCPTSGDVLLSAAPGYEFPDWGGGDHVGGGSHGSLHHSDSLGALAFCGVDAPAGTGPGAWSITDVAPMVLAHFGAA
- a CDS encoding DUF4126 family protein gives rise to the protein MKLVLDILQGLGVASATGLRPFLPALLTGALATADLGVDFDGTSFAFLESPVWLLVLVIALVASIFLRQMLETPPGEAALAGIGIGLGALLCAASIDDRHATWWYGLIAGAAVALLASSVSRSLFGRVRARFASAGDASAAAALPFYGEITGAVVAGASILFPPLAIVAIGFLIALLVTGRRRSDQKYAGLRILR
- a CDS encoding PLP-dependent aminotransferase family protein — protein: MPRSRRPQRAAAHELERYAGLFAARTRAMKSSAMRDLMAVTERPEVISLAGGLPDTSTFPAESFAAIMSRVAAANTAAALQYGPTEGLGITKEAIQHVMRAEGAEVDPEDILVTTGGQQVIDLVCKTLIDPGDVIVAEAPTYPGAIPSFCSYQADVVQIEMDRDGMPIDVLEETLDRLEREGRRPKFIYTIPNFQNPGGVTMSLPRRRRLVEVAAERELLVLEDNPYGLLRYEGDPLPTLLQLSGGDFIIYLGTFSKILSAGLRLGWAVAPAPVLQKMNMGKQGADLCSSSLTQHFVSQYFHEGHWEPYLQSLRGLYEGRRDTLLGALAEHFPAEATWTQPEGGLFVWATLPAEIDTTDLLARALQRNVAFVPGRGAYLDGRGGSSMRLNFSGVGDADIREGVRRIGEVIGEQLELFGALTGARPAPAAPEREAAAAPDADLADVLHLPRKDGGEARRSSSDRRPR
- a CDS encoding D-alanine--D-alanine ligase family protein, encoding MSRVAVLKGGRSLEREVSLRSGARVEDALKRLGHEAIGIDVDHDLVRRLRELTPDVCFLALHGRDGEDGTIQELLEILGLPYTGSGVSACIRCADKVLAKHHMVDAGLPTPDFFAFTETAFKQLGAAEALGEIADRIGFPMVVKPADQGSALGLRIAADAAAVPGALVAALSYSNKVLLERYVAGRDLAVSVLDGVALPIVEAVPETGMYDFDARYEIGRSHFVCPADLPCDVTARAQELAVAVHELLGCRDVSRVDMLCDADGGLHVLEANVIPGLTGTSLLPQAADAAGIGFDDLIGRMVERASARGRATTA
- a CDS encoding bifunctional nuclease family protein, which gives rise to MVIYGVSFDMVGKQPIVLLKTVDSNKFLPIWIGHPEAAAILMKLQGATTPRPMTHDLLCDMLGELEVKCTQVSVTELRDNTFFASITLNVAGRDVEIDSRPSDALAIAVRSGAPIFAAEEVIAESAIEFEHEVEDTEEVVDRFKEFLDQVSPEDFASDS